Sequence from the Gloeomargarita sp. SKYB120 genome:
ACTCCAGGTACAACCGTCGCACCCAGCGAGGCGCCCGTTTTTTCACACCAGCCCAGATGTCAAAACTGCCACCCACACCGACCCAAACCGCTTGGGGACAACAACGCCGGTGCTGGTAAATCCACAATTCCTGGCGCGGCACACCCAAAGCAACTAAAATCAAGCGCGGTTGTTTTTGAGTTATTTCGTCAACAAGCGCGTTCTCTTCAGCCGGGGTGAAATAACCGTGATGGTAACCAGCAATCACCAAGTTGGGA
This genomic interval carries:
- a CDS encoding WecB/TagA/CpsF family glycosyltransferase; this translates as PNLVIAGYHHGYFTPAEENALVDEITQKQPRLILVALGVPRQELWIYQHRRCCPQAVWVGVGGSFDIWAGVKKRAPRWVRRLYLEWAFRLYQEPWRWRRMLALPQFAWRVLLPALWGGGG